A window of the Proteus terrae subsp. cibarius genome harbors these coding sequences:
- the lolE gene encoding lipoprotein-releasing ABC transporter permease subunit LolE — MAQLPLALVTALRFSRGRKRAGMVSLISVISTLGIMLGVAVLIIGLSAMNGFERELKNRILSVVPHGQIYSVEQPFMQWQSALPRIENTQGVVAAAPYVLLTGLLEKGTELKAVQVMGVSPEKQGDISLLPRYVQNNAWQDFKAGKQQIIIGQGVADALKIKQDDWLTVLIPNNDDPTKLLQPKRIRLQVSGIFKLSGMLDHQLALIPLADAQKYMDYGQGITGIEVKTVDPFFANEIIHNAGLNSKEYVYAKSWISDYGYMYSDIQMIRSIMYLSMILVIGVACFNIVSTLIMAVRDKSSDIAILRTLGARDSHIRNIFLWYGLLSGMIGCIAGVIFGVLVAYNLTPLVSVIESLTGHSVLSGDVYFVDFLPSEVHLIDVFSVFITTVILSLIASWYPARRATKLDPARILSGQ, encoded by the coding sequence ATGGCGCAATTGCCACTTGCATTAGTGACCGCATTACGTTTTTCAAGGGGACGAAAACGTGCGGGAATGGTTTCTTTAATTTCAGTTATTTCAACACTGGGCATTATGCTTGGTGTTGCTGTCTTAATTATTGGCTTAAGTGCCATGAATGGATTTGAACGTGAATTAAAAAATCGCATTTTATCGGTGGTGCCTCACGGGCAAATTTATTCAGTAGAGCAGCCATTTATGCAATGGCAATCAGCATTACCTCGTATCGAGAATACTCAAGGTGTTGTCGCTGCTGCTCCTTATGTTTTACTCACAGGGCTGTTAGAGAAAGGAACAGAGTTAAAGGCAGTACAAGTTATGGGCGTTTCACCTGAGAAGCAAGGTGATATCAGCCTGTTACCTCGATATGTTCAAAACAATGCATGGCAAGATTTTAAAGCCGGTAAGCAACAAATTATTATCGGGCAAGGCGTTGCTGATGCACTAAAGATCAAACAGGATGATTGGCTCACCGTATTAATTCCTAATAATGATGATCCAACTAAACTTTTACAGCCTAAACGTATTCGCTTACAAGTCAGTGGCATATTTAAACTTAGTGGTATGCTCGATCATCAATTAGCGTTAATTCCTTTAGCAGATGCCCAGAAATATATGGATTATGGGCAAGGCATTACTGGGATTGAAGTGAAAACGGTAGATCCTTTTTTCGCCAATGAAATTATTCATAATGCAGGTTTAAATAGCAAAGAATATGTTTATGCAAAAAGCTGGATAAGTGATTATGGTTATATGTATAGCGACATTCAGATGATCCGTAGCATTATGTATTTGTCGATGATCTTAGTGATTGGCGTCGCTTGTTTTAATATTGTCTCAACGCTGATTATGGCGGTAAGAGATAAAAGTAGTGATATCGCTATTTTACGAACATTAGGCGCACGAGATAGCCATATTCGTAATATCTTTTTATGGTATGGCTTATTATCAGGCATGATTGGCTGTATCGCTGGTGTGATATTTGGTGTGTTGGTTGCTTATAATTTAACGCCATTGGTGTCTGTTATTGAATCATTAACAGGACATAGTGTGTTGTCTGGCGATGTTTATTTCGTTGATTTTCTACCTTCAGAAGTTCATTTAATTGACGTTTTCTCTGTATTTATTACCACTGTGATCTTAAGCCTGATTGCAAGTTGGTATCCTGCACGTCGAGCCACTAAACTAGATCCTGCAAGAATTTTAAGTGGACAATAA
- the cobB gene encoding Sir2 family NAD+-dependent deacetylase has product MMKLKLRHRRLRKFRKIKNLRRQHSRCRYFHLTHKTEHEMNLPKVVVLTGAGISAESGIKTFRSEDGLWEEHRVEDVATPEGYQRNPQLVQQFYNERRRQLQHPSIQPNEAHYALAKLEQRLGKENFLLVTQNIDNLHEKAGSKHILHMHGELLKVRCPQSRQVFEWKGDLEITDRCHCCQFPSPLRPHIVWFGEMPIGMEEIYRALAEADIFISIGTSGNVYPAAGFVHEARLTGAHTVELNLEPSLVESQFEEKHYGPASQVVDEYVHKLFELINDPKADLTQ; this is encoded by the coding sequence ATGATGAAACTTAAACTTCGTCATCGTCGGCTTAGGAAGTTTCGTAAAATTAAGAATTTACGTAGACAACATTCACGTTGTCGCTATTTTCATCTAACCCATAAAACGGAACATGAAATGAATTTACCCAAAGTTGTCGTATTAACAGGGGCTGGCATTTCGGCTGAATCAGGAATTAAAACATTCCGATCAGAAGATGGATTGTGGGAAGAACATCGCGTTGAAGATGTTGCAACACCTGAAGGTTATCAACGCAATCCCCAATTGGTTCAGCAGTTTTACAATGAACGTCGTCGCCAATTGCAACACCCCTCTATTCAACCAAATGAAGCGCATTATGCATTAGCAAAACTAGAGCAACGTTTAGGTAAAGAGAATTTTTTACTGGTAACTCAAAATATTGATAATCTGCATGAAAAAGCAGGTAGTAAACATATTTTGCATATGCATGGTGAATTGCTAAAAGTGCGTTGTCCTCAATCTCGCCAAGTATTTGAATGGAAAGGGGACTTAGAAATAACAGATCGTTGCCATTGTTGCCAATTTCCATCACCATTACGCCCTCATATTGTCTGGTTTGGTGAAATGCCAATTGGCATGGAAGAGATTTATCGAGCTTTGGCTGAGGCTGATATTTTTATCTCTATCGGTACATCTGGAAATGTTTATCCAGCAGCCGGTTTTGTCCATGAAGCTCGCTTAACAGGTGCTCATACCGTTGAGTTAAATCTTGAGCCAAGTTTGGTTGAAAGCCAGTTTGAAGAGAAACATTATGGCCCTGCGAGTCAGGTAGTTGATGAATATGTTCATAAATTGTTTGAATTAATTAATGATCCTAAAGCTGATTTGACGCAATAA
- the pepT gene encoding peptidase T codes for MDKLLERFFEYINFDTQSKPSSKMSPSSDGQLKLAKALAQELKKLGFSDVMLSDKGCVMASLPSNVSWPVPVIGFISHLDTSPDFSGKHVKPQVLEDYRGGDIALGIGDEVLSPVMFPILHSMIGKTLITTDGKTLLGADDKAGIAEIITAMVRLKETNRPHGDIRIAFTPDEEIGRGAHYVDLKAFGASWAYTVDGGGVGELEYENFNAASVSIKIVGNNVHPGSAKGVMVNALGLATRIHQELPVEETPENTDGYEGFYHLQSIKGSVERAEMHYIIRDFNRNLFEKRKQNMIAIAERVGKGLHPDCYIELTIDDSYYNMHDKVVQFPHIIEIAKQAMIDCDIEPNIKPIRGGTDGAQLSYRGLPCPNIFTGGYNFHGKHEFISLEGMEAAVSVIMRIAEITAEREKAKVIN; via the coding sequence ATGGATAAATTATTAGAACGTTTTTTTGAATATATTAATTTTGATACACAATCAAAACCATCTTCAAAAATGTCACCAAGCAGTGATGGACAATTAAAGCTAGCCAAGGCATTGGCTCAAGAATTAAAAAAACTGGGTTTTTCTGATGTGATGCTCAGTGACAAAGGATGTGTAATGGCAAGTTTACCATCCAATGTATCTTGGCCAGTGCCAGTTATTGGCTTTATTTCGCATCTTGATACATCTCCTGACTTTTCAGGAAAACATGTGAAACCACAAGTTCTTGAAGATTATCGTGGTGGTGATATTGCTTTGGGTATTGGTGATGAAGTGTTATCACCAGTAATGTTCCCAATCTTACATTCAATGATTGGTAAGACATTAATTACTACGGATGGTAAAACATTACTGGGTGCAGACGATAAAGCGGGTATTGCTGAAATTATTACTGCGATGGTGCGCTTAAAAGAAACGAATCGACCTCATGGGGATATTCGTATTGCTTTCACTCCTGATGAAGAAATTGGGCGTGGCGCGCATTATGTAGATTTAAAAGCATTTGGCGCAAGCTGGGCTTATACCGTAGATGGTGGTGGTGTTGGCGAACTGGAATATGAAAATTTCAACGCCGCATCCGTAAGTATTAAAATTGTAGGTAACAATGTTCACCCTGGCAGTGCAAAAGGGGTGATGGTTAACGCATTAGGATTAGCAACGCGAATTCATCAAGAATTACCTGTCGAGGAAACACCAGAAAATACCGACGGTTATGAAGGTTTTTACCATCTGCAAAGTATCAAAGGTTCGGTAGAAAGAGCAGAAATGCATTATATTATCCGTGATTTTAACCGTAACTTATTTGAAAAACGCAAACAAAATATGATTGCGATTGCAGAGAGAGTCGGTAAAGGTCTACATCCTGATTGCTATATTGAGCTAACTATTGATGATAGCTATTACAATATGCATGATAAAGTTGTTCAATTCCCACACATCATTGAAATAGCCAAACAAGCAATGATTGATTGTGATATTGAACCAAATATCAAGCCTATCCGTGGTGGTACAGACGGTGCTCAACTTTCTTACCGTGGATTACCTTGCCCTAATATTTTTACCGGCGGTTATAATTTCCATGGTAAGCATGAATTTATCTCTTTAGAAGGTATGGAAGCGGCGGTGAGTGTGATTATGCGTATCGCTGAAATTACAGCGGAAAGAGAAAAAGCCAAAGTGATTAATTAA
- a CDS encoding ribosomal protein uL16 3-hydroxylase — protein MDYKLNLDWQSFLESHWQKRPLLIKNGFSRFVDPLSPDELAGLAMEDEVDSRLVSCQDGQWGVKHGPFEHFEGLGDKDWSLLVQAVDHWHFPSAALMKPFRVLPDWRIDDLMISYSVPGGGVGPHLDQYDVFIIQGQGRRRWRVGEKIPMKQHCPHPDLLQVDPFEAIIDEELEPGDILYIPPGFPHEGYAIEESLNYSVGFRAPNARELFSGFADYVLANDLGSYRYSDPDLTPRENPALVQHQELNKLHDMMEDLLAQPEVFRHWFGEFISQSRHELDLAVPEPLYENAEIHDLLQQGEQLHRLNGIRALRVGDNCFVNGQLMDTDHIEAVDALCQYDYIDKQHLGDALADPKFVRLLTQLVNQGYWYFED, from the coding sequence ATGGACTATAAACTTAATTTAGATTGGCAATCATTCCTCGAAAGCCATTGGCAAAAACGCCCTTTATTAATTAAAAACGGCTTCTCTCGTTTTGTTGATCCTTTATCTCCTGACGAACTTGCTGGTCTTGCAATGGAAGATGAAGTGGATAGCCGTCTTGTAAGCTGTCAAGACGGACAATGGGGAGTCAAACACGGGCCTTTTGAGCACTTCGAAGGACTTGGTGATAAAGACTGGTCTTTACTTGTACAAGCCGTCGATCACTGGCATTTTCCTAGTGCGGCATTAATGAAGCCATTTCGCGTGTTACCCGATTGGCGTATTGATGATTTAATGATCTCTTACTCTGTTCCCGGTGGTGGTGTAGGCCCACACCTTGATCAATATGATGTCTTTATTATTCAGGGGCAAGGTCGTCGTCGCTGGCGTGTGGGTGAAAAAATCCCAATGAAACAACACTGCCCTCACCCTGATCTGCTGCAAGTTGATCCTTTTGAAGCAATTATTGATGAAGAATTAGAACCGGGTGATATTCTTTATATCCCACCTGGATTCCCACATGAAGGTTATGCGATTGAAGAATCGCTAAACTACTCTGTCGGATTCAGGGCACCTAATGCTCGTGAACTTTTCAGTGGTTTCGCTGACTATGTGCTAGCAAATGATTTAGGTAGCTATCGTTATAGTGACCCAGATCTAACACCGCGTGAAAATCCAGCATTAGTGCAACATCAAGAGTTAAATAAACTCCATGACATGATGGAGGATTTACTTGCTCAACCAGAAGTATTCCGTCATTGGTTTGGTGAATTTATTTCTCAATCTCGTCATGAACTTGATCTCGCAGTTCCAGAACCTTTATATGAAAATGCAGAAATTCACGATTTACTGCAACAAGGTGAGCAACTTCATCGTTTAAATGGTATTCGTGCATTACGTGTTGGCGATAACTGTTTTGTAAATGGTCAATTGATGGACACTGACCATATAGAAGCCGTGGATGCGCTTTGCCAATATGATTATATTGATAAACAACACTTGGGCGATGCATTAGCTGATCCAAAATTTGTGCGTTTATTAACTCAGTTAGTTAACCAAGGTTATTGGTATTTTGAAGATTAA
- the phoQ gene encoding two-component system sensor histidine kinase PhoQ, producing MQKKQRSPLSLRTRFLLATSAIILALTLSYGLVAIVGSIVSVDKTTFMLMRSQSNLYYSLAQWDRSKLNIEFPTNLNNNNTSLVVIFDDKGNVLWIPPDLPKAIPDSIKHKWRHEEGLFEISVDVKTTRLMLQQLPQYRVYLKRLDEYSSNEFLTHSVVINHYPAADNMPYMAIAVIDPIPQRMQKVSQVWDWFLYIILANLFLVVPLIWLAAHWSLRPIKQVIEQISALEKGTRNDLDENPPTELKGLVRNLNVLLRNERSRYSKYRTSLSDLTHSLKTPLAVLQSTLRSLRSGKQMTIEQAEPIMLDQIERISQQMGYYLHRASIHGDHDITTRKLHSLSGLLDNLCSALSKVYQSKGVDLTLNVSPEIMWLGEKNDFMEVMGNILDNACKYCLEFVEINVSNNENSVIIIVDDDGPGVGPEKREAIFQRGTRADTLRPGQGLGLSIAVDIIEQYSGEIIITDSPLGGARITVTFAEQRLTTDRE from the coding sequence ATGCAAAAAAAACAGCGCTCTCCGCTCTCATTACGAACTCGCTTTTTACTTGCAACTAGTGCCATTATTTTGGCACTTACACTCTCTTATGGGTTAGTTGCCATTGTCGGTTCGATTGTCAGTGTGGATAAAACCACTTTTATGTTGATGCGTAGTCAAAGTAATCTTTACTACAGCTTAGCGCAGTGGGATAGGAGCAAGCTGAATATTGAATTTCCAACAAATCTTAATAATAACAATACCTCGCTGGTGGTTATTTTTGATGATAAAGGTAATGTATTATGGATACCGCCCGATTTACCGAAAGCTATACCTGATAGCATTAAACATAAATGGCGCCATGAAGAAGGCCTATTTGAAATCTCTGTTGATGTCAAAACAACACGTTTAATGTTACAGCAGTTACCGCAATATCGTGTTTATCTCAAACGCCTTGACGAATATTCCAGTAATGAGTTTTTAACTCACTCTGTTGTGATTAATCATTATCCTGCGGCTGATAATATGCCTTATATGGCAATCGCGGTTATCGATCCTATTCCTCAACGTATGCAAAAAGTCAGTCAAGTTTGGGACTGGTTCTTATATATCATTCTTGCAAATCTATTTTTAGTTGTCCCCTTAATTTGGTTGGCTGCACATTGGAGTTTAAGACCCATAAAGCAAGTTATTGAACAAATCAGTGCATTAGAAAAAGGGACTCGCAATGATTTGGATGAAAACCCGCCAACCGAACTAAAAGGCTTAGTGCGAAATTTAAATGTGTTATTGCGTAATGAACGCAGTCGTTACAGTAAATATCGTACAAGTTTATCTGATCTCACCCACAGCTTAAAAACGCCACTAGCTGTGTTGCAATCAACATTACGCTCTTTGCGATCAGGCAAGCAAATGACGATAGAGCAAGCTGAACCTATTATGCTCGACCAAATTGAACGAATTTCACAACAAATGGGTTATTACCTACACCGCGCATCCATTCATGGTGATCATGATATCACCACGCGAAAACTCCATTCATTGTCAGGATTGCTCGATAATCTTTGTAGTGCATTAAGTAAAGTTTATCAGTCAAAAGGGGTTGATTTAACACTCAATGTTTCACCTGAAATTATGTGGTTAGGTGAGAAAAATGACTTTATGGAAGTGATGGGCAATATTCTGGATAACGCCTGTAAATATTGCTTAGAATTCGTTGAAATCAACGTTAGCAATAATGAAAACAGCGTAATAATTATTGTTGATGATGATGGTCCAGGAGTCGGCCCTGAAAAAAGAGAGGCTATTTTCCAGCGAGGAACTAGAGCAGACACACTGCGTCCGGGACAAGGTTTAGGCTTATCGATCGCAGTAGATATTATTGAACAATACAGTGGCGAAATTATTATTACTGATAGTCCTTTAGGTGGTGCTCGTATCACCGTAACTTTTGCTGAGCAGCGACTTACCACTGATCGCGAATAA
- the phoP gene encoding two-component system response regulator PhoP translates to MRILIIEDNILLRHHLSVQFRDAGHQVDAAEDAKEADSFIAEGTPDVAIVDLGLPDEDGISLIRRWRENNITLPIMVLTARESWQEKVSALNAGADDYVTKPFHFEEIVARIQALMRRNMGIASQTLAIEPFELDLSRKEFMISGEQIKLTAFEYTILETLMRNQNKVVSKDALMRQLYPDAELKESHTIDVLMGRLRKKILEKYPDDVVVTVRGQGYRFDMKP, encoded by the coding sequence ATGCGGATCTTAATTATTGAAGATAATATCTTACTTCGCCATCACTTATCTGTGCAATTTCGTGATGCTGGACATCAAGTTGATGCAGCAGAAGATGCCAAAGAAGCAGATAGTTTTATAGCAGAAGGTACACCTGATGTTGCCATTGTAGATTTAGGATTGCCGGATGAAGATGGCATTAGCCTTATTCGTAGATGGCGAGAGAATAATATCACCCTACCAATAATGGTTTTAACGGCCCGTGAAAGTTGGCAAGAAAAAGTCTCAGCATTAAATGCAGGTGCTGATGACTATGTGACAAAGCCCTTTCATTTTGAGGAAATTGTTGCACGTATTCAGGCTTTAATGCGAAGAAACATGGGAATTGCATCGCAAACTCTCGCCATTGAACCGTTTGAATTGGATTTATCACGTAAAGAGTTCATGATTTCAGGAGAGCAAATTAAGTTAACCGCATTTGAATATACAATTTTAGAAACATTAATGCGCAATCAAAATAAAGTTGTTAGTAAAGATGCATTAATGCGTCAGTTATATCCAGATGCTGAATTAAAAGAGAGTCACACTATTGATGTACTGATGGGCCGACTACGTAAAAAAATCTTAGAAAAATACCCTGATGACGTGGTGGTTACAGTACGCGGGCAAGGCTACCGTTTTGATATGAAACCTTAA
- the purB gene encoding adenylosuccinate lyase produces MELSSLTAISPIDGRYGSKTSSLRSIFSEFGLLKFRVQVEVRWLQKLASCADIKEVPAFEKNANDYLDAIVANFNEEDAARIKTIERTTNHDVKAVEYFLKEKVATIPALHQVSEFIHFACTSEDINNLSHAIMLETARQEILLPAWREIIDTISKMAQEYRDLPLLSRTHGQPATPSTIGKEFANVAYRMERQYRQVTQVEILGKINGAVGNYNAHLAAYPEVNWHQFSEEFVTSLGITWNPYTTQIEPHDYIAELFDCIGRFNTILIDFDRDIWGYVALNHFKQKTIAGEIGSSTMPHKVNPIDFENSEGNLGLANAVMGHLSSKLPVSRWQRDLTDSTVLRNLGVGIGYALIAYQSTMKGLNKLEVNESHLREELDCNWEVLAEPIQTVMRRYGIEKPYEKLKELTRGKRITEQDMAVFIDGLELPEDEKVRLKAMKPESYIGFATQLVDKLN; encoded by the coding sequence ATGGAATTATCTTCGCTGACAGCGATTTCACCGATTGACGGTCGTTACGGTAGTAAAACTTCGTCGTTACGTTCTATTTTTAGTGAATTCGGTCTTCTGAAATTCCGTGTACAGGTAGAAGTTCGCTGGCTACAAAAGCTGGCATCTTGCGCCGACATAAAAGAAGTTCCAGCCTTTGAAAAAAACGCAAACGATTACCTTGATGCAATTGTTGCTAACTTCAATGAAGAAGATGCAGCGCGTATTAAAACTATCGAACGCACCACTAACCATGATGTAAAAGCCGTAGAATATTTCTTAAAAGAAAAAGTGGCGACCATCCCTGCTTTACATCAGGTTTCTGAATTTATTCACTTTGCTTGTACTTCTGAAGATATTAATAATCTGTCTCATGCCATTATGTTAGAAACAGCACGCCAAGAGATCTTATTACCTGCATGGCGCGAAATTATTGATACCATTAGTAAAATGGCTCAAGAATACCGTGACTTACCATTACTTTCTCGTACTCATGGTCAACCTGCAACGCCGTCTACAATTGGTAAAGAATTTGCTAACGTTGCCTACCGTATGGAACGCCAATATCGTCAAGTAACACAAGTTGAGATCTTAGGCAAAATCAACGGTGCAGTGGGTAACTACAATGCTCACTTAGCTGCGTATCCGGAAGTAAACTGGCATCAATTTAGTGAAGAATTTGTCACTTCACTTGGTATTACATGGAACCCGTACACAACTCAAATTGAACCACACGATTATATTGCGGAGCTTTTTGATTGTATTGGTCGCTTCAACACTATCTTAATCGATTTCGACCGTGATATTTGGGGTTACGTAGCACTAAATCACTTTAAACAAAAAACGATTGCGGGGGAAATTGGCTCATCAACCATGCCTCACAAAGTAAACCCAATTGATTTTGAAAACTCTGAAGGAAACTTAGGGTTAGCAAATGCAGTTATGGGACATCTTTCTAGTAAATTACCTGTTTCTCGCTGGCAACGTGACTTAACAGACTCAACAGTACTACGTAATTTAGGTGTTGGTATTGGTTATGCGCTGATTGCTTATCAGTCAACCATGAAAGGTCTTAATAAACTCGAAGTGAATGAAAGCCATCTTCGTGAAGAATTAGACTGCAACTGGGAAGTGTTAGCAGAGCCAATCCAAACTGTAATGCGTCGTTATGGCATTGAAAAACCTTACGAAAAGCTGAAAGAGCTTACTCGTGGTAAACGCATTACAGAACAAGATATGGCCGTTTTCATTGATGGTTTAGAACTACCGGAAGATGAAAAAGTACGCTTAAAAGCAATGAAACCTGAAAGCTATATTGGTTTTGCAACTCAACTTGTTGATAAGTTAAACTAA
- the hflD gene encoding high frequency lysogenization protein HflD, producing MAKDFRDITLALAGICQASRLVQQIAYQGSANENDVEVMVNSVFNLNPTSTLDVYGNQISHLKLGFQTLKAIHQAVRREKLTLELMTYQQGLINLERLINRNDDYSSHLSQKISQLERQKSYFEPMSEGVFNALAGVYVDAVSPVGPRIQVHGSIDLLKNPIIQAKVRALLLTGIRSAVLWRQVGGRRFDFLLHQKTILRQADDFLAQC from the coding sequence GTGGCTAAAGATTTTCGTGATATAACACTTGCATTGGCAGGCATCTGCCAAGCAAGTCGTCTCGTTCAGCAAATTGCTTACCAAGGTAGTGCGAACGAGAACGATGTTGAAGTAATGGTTAACAGTGTTTTTAATCTCAACCCAACTTCAACACTAGATGTTTATGGCAATCAAATCAGCCACTTAAAATTAGGTTTTCAAACACTGAAAGCCATTCATCAGGCGGTAAGAAGAGAAAAGCTAACGCTTGAATTGATGACTTATCAGCAAGGTTTAATCAATCTAGAGCGTCTTATCAATAGAAATGATGATTACAGCTCACACTTATCGCAAAAAATTTCTCAACTAGAGCGCCAAAAAAGTTATTTTGAACCTATGTCTGAAGGTGTATTTAATGCACTTGCAGGCGTTTATGTTGATGCCGTTAGCCCTGTTGGCCCTCGCATTCAGGTTCATGGCTCTATTGATCTTTTAAAGAACCCTATTATTCAAGCTAAAGTTAGAGCGTTGTTATTAACTGGCATTCGTAGTGCTGTGCTCTGGCGTCAAGTCGGTGGTCGTCGTTTTGATTTTTTACTGCATCAAAAGACTATTCTGCGACAAGCTGATGATTTTCTCGCTCAATGTTAA
- the mnmA gene encoding tRNA 2-thiouridine(34) synthase MnmA, producing the protein MSDNSQKKVIVGMSGGVDSSVSAYLLKEQGYQVVGLFMKNWEEDDDTEYCSASTDLADAQAVCDKLGIELYTINFAAEYWDNVFEHFLSEYKAGRTPNPDILCNKEIKFKAFLEYAAEDLGADYIATGHYVRRRDIDGKSQLLRGVDNNKDQSYFLYTLSHEQIAQSLFPVGEMEKPEVRKIAEKLDLATAKKKDSTGICFIGERKFTDFLSRYLPAKPGAIVTVDGETIGEHQGLMYHTLGQRKGLGIGGTKDGGEDPWYVVDKDVEKNILVVAQGHEHPRLMSVGLIAQQLHWVSREPITEAFRCTVKTRYRQPDIECTVTPLGEDKIEVRFDYPVAAVTPGQSAVFYQDEVCLGGGIIETRIQE; encoded by the coding sequence ATGTCAGATAACAGCCAAAAAAAAGTCATCGTAGGAATGTCCGGTGGCGTAGATTCATCCGTCTCAGCCTATCTTCTTAAGGAACAGGGATATCAGGTCGTTGGTCTGTTTATGAAGAACTGGGAAGAAGACGACGATACAGAATATTGCTCAGCGTCTACCGATCTTGCCGATGCGCAAGCCGTGTGTGATAAACTTGGCATTGAGCTTTATACCATCAATTTTGCTGCTGAATATTGGGATAATGTTTTTGAACATTTTTTATCTGAATATAAAGCTGGTCGTACCCCAAACCCAGATATTCTGTGCAATAAAGAAATAAAATTTAAAGCATTTTTAGAATATGCTGCTGAAGATTTGGGTGCTGATTACATAGCAACAGGTCACTACGTTCGTCGTCGCGATATTGATGGTAAAAGTCAATTACTTCGCGGTGTTGATAATAACAAAGACCAAAGCTATTTCTTATACACATTAAGTCATGAGCAAATTGCACAAAGCCTTTTCCCTGTTGGTGAAATGGAAAAACCTGAAGTCAGAAAAATTGCTGAAAAGCTTGATTTAGCAACAGCAAAGAAAAAAGATTCAACAGGTATTTGTTTTATCGGCGAACGTAAATTTACCGATTTCCTATCGCGCTATTTGCCTGCAAAACCCGGTGCTATCGTGACTGTTGATGGTGAAACTATTGGTGAACACCAAGGTTTGATGTATCACACATTAGGTCAGCGTAAAGGTTTAGGTATTGGTGGTACTAAAGATGGTGGAGAAGATCCTTGGTATGTGGTTGATAAAGATGTTGAGAAAAACATTCTTGTTGTCGCTCAAGGTCATGAACATCCAAGATTAATGTCTGTTGGTCTAATTGCTCAGCAGTTACATTGGGTATCAAGAGAACCTATAACTGAAGCTTTCCGCTGTACTGTTAAAACACGATATCGCCAACCTGATATTGAGTGTACAGTAACACCATTAGGTGAAGATAAAATTGAAGTCCGCTTTGATTATCCTGTTGCCGCTGTAACTCCAGGACAATCAGCCGTCTTTTATCAAGACGAAGTCTGTTTAGGTGGCGGGATCATTGAAACACGTATTCAGGAGTAG
- a CDS encoding NUDIX hydrolase: MFKPHVTVACIVHAKNKFLVVEETVNGKATWNQPAGHLEANETLIQAVQRELWEETGLTLPVQYFLKLHQWIAPDKTPFLRFLFLIEAQEQFETQPQDSDINCCHWVSTDEIIHSQQLRSPLVRESLLCYQQGERYPLSILSSFGTPFN; the protein is encoded by the coding sequence TTGTTTAAACCTCATGTGACTGTCGCTTGTATCGTTCATGCAAAAAATAAGTTTCTTGTTGTTGAAGAAACGGTCAATGGAAAAGCAACGTGGAATCAACCTGCTGGGCATCTTGAAGCCAATGAAACGCTTATTCAGGCTGTTCAGCGTGAATTATGGGAAGAAACAGGGTTAACACTTCCGGTTCAATATTTTCTTAAATTACATCAATGGATTGCGCCGGATAAAACCCCTTTTTTACGTTTTCTTTTTCTTATTGAGGCGCAAGAACAATTTGAAACGCAACCTCAAGATAGCGATATTAATTGTTGTCACTGGGTTAGTACTGATGAAATTATTCATAGCCAGCAACTACGTTCACCATTGGTGAGGGAAAGCCTGTTATGTTATCAACAAGGTGAACGTTATCCCCTCTCTATCTTGAGTAGCTTTGGAACTCCCTTTAACTAA